CAAGTTGGCGTACCTGGCAGATCATCCCGATCCCCACGTACGCGACGCCCTCGAAGGCGTCCTGCATGCGTACCGCGGTCGCGAGGCGCGGCGCCTTCGCGGGCGTCTACAGCTCACCGACCCGTCTCCGGACTGACTTCCCACTCCACCCTCGTCGACATCAGCCCTGCGCGGTCAGTCGCTCCCGTAGGCTGCGCGGACGCAGATCGGTCCAGACCTCGTCGATGTACGCCAGGCAGCGCACGCGGTCACCGGTGATCCCCACCGGACTCCATCCGGCCGGAATCTCCGATCCCTCCAGCCAGATCGAGTACTGCTCCTCGTCGTTGACCACGACCTGGTAGCGGCGCAGGTCTTCAGAGTTGTCCATCAGGCTTCTCCTTCGCATTGACTGACTTCAGGCCGCTCGTCCGACGACCGGCTCGGGTCGTTCGGCCAGGTCCGTGTACCGGCCCTGGTGGTAGAGCAGCGGCGAACCGGCCTCGCCGTGCCGTAGCAGCTCCGGCGCGGCCAGCACGACGGCATGGTCGCCCGCGACCACCCGGTCGATCACGCGACACACCAGCCAGGCCAGGGTGTCGTCGAGGATCGGCACCCCCTCGGGTCCGGGCCGCCAGCGGGTCGGCGCGGCGAACCGGTCGATGCCGCCGGTGGCGAAGCGTCGGGCCAGTTCCTGCTGCTGGCGGGCGAGCAGGTGCACGCCGACGTGCCGGGCCCGGGAGATGGTGGGCCAACTCGACGAGCCGAGGGCCACGCAGAACAGGACGAGCGGCGGTCGCAGGGACACCGAGGTGAACGACGTGGCGGTGAAGCCGACCGCCGAGGCGCCGGCAGCGGTGACCACGGTGACGGTGCTGGCCTGGTGGCGCAGCAGCGTCCGCAGGGTCTCCGCGTCGACGTCGACCGGCGGAGAGCTGTCGGCGGGCTCGGTCATCGGATGTCTTCCGTGGAAACCCCTGGCTTTAGCCGTGGGGAGGAAACGGAACCCCTGCGGAGCAGGTCAGGGATAGCCCATTCGCCGCCAAGGCGGATGGGCGTCTGGTCACATGTTGCGTTGGTTCTCGACATACCTCTTGACCGCCTCCAAAGTGGCGCCGCCGGTCGTGGCGACGAAGTACGAGTTGGTCCACAGGGTCGGCATCCGGGACTTGAGGTGCGGAAATTCCTGGCGCAGCAGTCGGGAGGATCGGCCCTTGATCTGCTTGACCAGGCGGTGGATGCCGTACTGCGGGTCCACGACCACGAGCAGGTGCACGTGGTCGGGCATCGTCTCGATCGCCTCGATCGGTGCGTTCCGCTCGGCGCAAACCTCGC
The nucleotide sequence above comes from Micromonospora pallida. Encoded proteins:
- a CDS encoding MbtH family protein, translated to MDNSEDLRRYQVVVNDEEQYSIWLEGSEIPAGWSPVGITGDRVRCLAYIDEVWTDLRPRSLRERLTAQG
- a CDS encoding flavin reductase family protein, with the protein product MTEPADSSPPVDVDAETLRTLLRHQASTVTVVTAAGASAVGFTATSFTSVSLRPPLVLFCVALGSSSWPTISRARHVGVHLLARQQQELARRFATGGIDRFAAPTRWRPGPEGVPILDDTLAWLVCRVIDRVVAGDHAVVLAAPELLRHGEAGSPLLYHQGRYTDLAERPEPVVGRAA
- the tnpA gene encoding IS200/IS605 family transposase gives rise to the protein MDEVRSNNNVVYRCHYHVVWCPKYRRKVIDGKVDERLKEIIREVCAERNAPIEAIETMPDHVHLLVVVDPQYGIHRLVKQIKGRSSRLLRQEFPHLKSRMPTLWTNSYFVATTGGATLEAVKRYVENQRNM